One genomic segment of Thermodesulfobacterium sp. TA1 includes these proteins:
- the hypA gene encoding hydrogenase maturation nickel metallochaperone HypA, which produces MHEFFIVQNVIKTVEDLVVKYPGKKVVKAVLLIGKFSGVEPELLQTALDFFKQGSVLKDAEIVIEIEDLKLRCKNCQQEFSKDKWDITCPFCGSFETEVLSGEEMLLKSLELVDED; this is translated from the coding sequence ATGCACGAGTTTTTTATCGTCCAAAACGTAATAAAAACCGTAGAAGACCTTGTGGTTAAATATCCTGGAAAAAAAGTAGTCAAAGCGGTGTTATTGATAGGAAAATTTTCGGGGGTGGAACCTGAACTTTTGCAGACCGCCCTTGATTTTTTTAAACAAGGAAGCGTTTTAAAAGATGCAGAAATCGTTATAGAGATAGAAGATCTAAAGCTTAGATGTAAAAATTGCCAGCAAGAATTTTCTAAAGATAAATGGGATATAACCTGTCCTTTCTGTGGGTCCTTTGAAACCGAGGTCCTTTCAGGAGAAGAGATGTTACTTAAAAGTTTAGAATTAGTCGATGAAGATTAG
- the hypE gene encoding hydrogenase expression/formation protein HypE — protein sequence MLGEKLLLAHGGGGEETLSLIKDFILKYFSNPILESLEDSALITNQFSKLAFTIDGFTVKPIFFKGGNIGKLAVTGTVNDLVVMGAKPLYLTVGFIIEEGFKIKDLEKILESMKQEAIKNEVNIVAGDTKIVPKSEVDGIFITTSGIGEVVCPGISCKNLKPGDLIIVSGPIGDHGACILAEREGIKVDIDLESDCETLWPLLKPLFESGIEIHAMRDPTRGGLSATLHEWADSSQVNLMVEEEKIPVRPQVKAFCEALGFEPYHLACEGRVVIALPEKEAYRALEILRSHPSGTEANIIGQVLDYSPSPQVLLKTLYGTHRILENTSGELFPRIC from the coding sequence ATGTTAGGGGAAAAACTTTTATTAGCCCATGGAGGCGGTGGAGAAGAGACTTTATCTTTAATAAAAGATTTTATTTTAAAATATTTTTCCAATCCAATCCTTGAATCTCTTGAGGATTCAGCCTTAATAACCAATCAATTTTCTAAGTTAGCTTTTACTATAGATGGTTTTACGGTAAAACCTATCTTTTTTAAAGGAGGTAATATCGGAAAGCTTGCGGTTACCGGCACTGTCAACGACTTGGTAGTGATGGGGGCTAAACCGTTATACCTTACCGTAGGGTTTATCATAGAGGAGGGGTTTAAGATTAAAGACTTAGAAAAAATTTTAGAATCGATGAAGCAAGAGGCGATTAAAAACGAGGTTAACATCGTAGCAGGTGATACAAAAATAGTTCCCAAGTCAGAGGTAGACGGGATTTTTATCACCACCTCTGGGATAGGGGAGGTGGTTTGTCCTGGGATTTCTTGTAAGAACCTTAAGCCCGGAGACCTAATTATCGTTTCAGGCCCTATAGGTGATCATGGTGCTTGTATTTTAGCAGAAAGAGAAGGAATTAAGGTAGACATAGACTTGGAAAGCGATTGTGAAACCTTGTGGCCACTTTTAAAACCACTTTTTGAAAGCGGGATTGAAATCCATGCCATGAGGGACCCAACAAGAGGAGGTCTTTCAGCTACCCTTCATGAATGGGCTGACAGCTCTCAAGTAAACTTGATGGTAGAAGAAGAAAAAATTCCAGTAAGACCTCAAGTAAAAGCCTTTTGCGAAGCCCTGGGGTTTGAGCCTTATCATCTTGCCTGTGAAGGTAGGGTAGTGATAGCCTTACCAGAAAAAGAGGCTTACAGGGCTTTAGAGATTTTAAGGTCTCATCCCTCTGGAACTGAAGCCAATATCATAGGACAAGTACTTGATTATAGTCCTTCTCCTCAGGTTCTCTTAAAGACTTTATATGGCACCCATAGAATTTTAGAAAATACTTCCGGGGAACTTTTCCCAAGGATTTGTTAA
- the hypF gene encoding carbamoyltransferase HypF, with amino-acid sequence MKIRYQIRINGVVQGVGFRPFIYNLAKSLGLAGFVSNDTNGVFIEVEGEETVLKEFLDKLVKEKPRLSQIYRIVCEKLEPIGYKEFFIKKSLKDSEITLDILPDVATCEFCLRELFDPKDHRYRYPFINCTLCGPRFTIIEALPYDREKTVMKEFVMCEDCYKEYTDPTDRRFHAQPIACPVCGPYLEFYDVNQNKIAEKEEALAKAIEAIKQKQIVAVKGLGGFHLICDATDEKVVELLRTRKRRSKKPLAVMFPDLSQLETYCILTPEEKELLLSPAQPIVLLEKKIDLLPEVIAPGLKKIGAFLPYTPLHHLILREINRPLVVTSANLSDEPIVISNEEAFVKLASLADYLLMHNRKILRRADDSVLKVIATGPVFIRRARGYAPLPVFLPFNVKKRVLAVGPREKNTFALAFQNKIVLSQHIGDIETLEDLKDFEKTLFDFIKLYEFEPEIVVADLHPHYETTKWAERFAKDNGLEFIKVQHHFAHILSCMAENEIFDEVLGIAWDGTGYGEDQTVWGGEFLLVKSNRFQRVGHFRHFRLIGGEKAVKEPKRIALALMLEIYGEEALNKDLPFLKEFSKETLKLLYQAWQKGLNSLLTSSCGRLFDGVAALTGLNFINHYEGESAMQLEDLFLPSLQDTYEIKIEKEDGAWIFDWEALVKGVAFEKAPLSVKATKFINTLAKVCEEIAIRVGVEKVCLSGGVMMNKPLVERIIERLTQKGFKVYLQRKVPPNDGGLSLGQALYPNL; translated from the coding sequence ATGAAGATTAGATATCAAATAAGGATAAACGGAGTAGTTCAAGGGGTTGGTTTTCGTCCCTTTATCTATAACCTTGCTAAATCCTTAGGTTTGGCAGGTTTTGTCAGCAATGACACCAACGGCGTTTTTATAGAGGTTGAAGGAGAGGAAACAGTCCTTAAAGAATTCTTAGACAAGTTAGTCAAGGAAAAACCTCGCCTTTCTCAAATTTATCGTATTGTCTGCGAAAAACTTGAACCTATAGGCTATAAAGAGTTTTTTATTAAGAAAAGTCTAAAAGACTCAGAAATAACCTTAGACATCTTGCCTGATGTCGCTACCTGTGAATTTTGTCTAAGAGAGTTGTTTGACCCAAAAGACCATAGATATCGCTATCCTTTTATCAACTGCACCCTTTGTGGCCCCAGGTTTACCATCATAGAAGCTTTACCTTATGACCGAGAAAAAACGGTGATGAAAGAGTTTGTTATGTGTGAAGACTGCTATAAGGAATATACCGACCCTACCGACCGCCGTTTTCATGCTCAACCTATAGCCTGTCCGGTATGCGGACCTTATCTTGAGTTCTATGACGTTAACCAAAATAAGATAGCAGAAAAAGAAGAGGCTTTAGCTAAAGCAATAGAAGCGATTAAGCAAAAACAAATCGTAGCGGTTAAAGGGTTAGGGGGATTTCATTTAATTTGTGATGCTACAGATGAAAAGGTGGTAGAACTTTTAAGAACCAGAAAGAGAAGGTCTAAAAAACCTTTGGCGGTTATGTTTCCAGATTTATCACAACTTGAGACATATTGTATTTTGACCCCTGAAGAAAAAGAACTTTTGCTCTCACCTGCTCAGCCGATAGTGCTTTTAGAAAAAAAAATCGATCTCTTACCTGAGGTTATCGCGCCAGGTTTAAAAAAAATAGGTGCCTTTTTACCCTACACACCCCTTCACCATCTAATTTTAAGAGAGATTAACCGACCTTTAGTGGTTACCTCTGCTAACCTTTCAGATGAACCGATAGTTATAAGTAACGAAGAGGCTTTTGTGAAACTTGCTTCTTTGGCAGACTACCTTCTTATGCACAATAGAAAAATCCTTAGAAGGGCCGACGATTCTGTCCTAAAGGTAATAGCTACTGGACCGGTGTTTATCAGAAGGGCACGAGGATATGCACCTTTACCAGTATTTTTGCCTTTTAACGTAAAAAAAAGGGTGCTTGCGGTAGGGCCTCGAGAGAAAAACACCTTTGCCCTTGCTTTTCAAAACAAAATAGTTTTAAGTCAGCATATCGGAGACATAGAAACTTTAGAAGATTTAAAGGATTTTGAAAAGACCCTTTTTGATTTTATCAAGCTTTACGAGTTTGAGCCAGAGATAGTGGTGGCAGACCTACATCCCCATTACGAAACTACTAAATGGGCTGAGAGGTTTGCCAAAGATAATGGGCTTGAGTTTATTAAGGTCCAACACCATTTTGCCCACATCCTTTCTTGTATGGCAGAAAATGAAATCTTCGATGAAGTCCTTGGGATTGCTTGGGATGGAACAGGGTATGGGGAAGACCAAACCGTTTGGGGAGGAGAGTTTCTTTTAGTAAAAAGTAACCGATTTCAGCGAGTTGGTCATTTTAGACATTTTAGGCTTATAGGAGGAGAAAAGGCTGTAAAGGAGCCAAAAAGAATAGCTCTTGCCTTAATGCTCGAAATTTACGGAGAAGAAGCTTTAAACAAGGACTTACCTTTTCTTAAGGAATTTTCTAAGGAAACCCTAAAACTTCTTTATCAGGCCTGGCAAAAAGGTCTAAATTCTCTTCTAACCTCCTCTTGCGGAAGGTTGTTTGATGGAGTAGCTGCTCTGACAGGTCTAAACTTTATCAACCACTATGAAGGAGAATCTGCTATGCAATTGGAAGATTTGTTTCTACCGAGTTTGCAGGATACCTACGAGATAAAGATAGAAAAAGAAGATGGGGCTTGGATTTTTGATTGGGAGGCATTAGTAAAAGGAGTAGCCTTTGAAAAGGCACCTTTATCGGTAAAAGCTACTAAGTTTATAAACACCTTAGCTAAGGTTTGCGAAGAGATAGCCATAAGGGTAGGAGTAGAAAAGGTGTGTCTTTCTGGTGGGGTAATGATGAACAAACCTTTGGTAGAAAGAATTATAGAAAGGTTAACCCAAAAAGGTTTTAAGGTATACTTGCAGAGAAAAGTTCCTCCCAACGATGGAGGTCTTTCTTTGGGACAGGCTCTATACCCCAATCTTTAA
- a CDS encoding sigma-54 dependent transcriptional regulator, producing the protein MAEKILIIDDEPDMLKLLSMILREKTPYEVFTTNNPIEAVELVKRGEFDLIITDLKMPGLDGLQLLEEAKKKDEDIPVIIITAYGTIDAATEAIKLGAFDFITKPFKKEQILFTIEKAIKWLKVQKENRILKEKLKSQS; encoded by the coding sequence ATGGCTGAAAAGATTTTAATAATTGATGATGAGCCAGATATGCTTAAACTTCTATCTATGATATTAAGAGAAAAAACACCTTATGAAGTTTTCACTACAAATAATCCTATTGAAGCAGTTGAGTTGGTAAAAAGGGGGGAGTTTGACCTTATTATAACGGACCTCAAAATGCCAGGACTTGATGGTTTACAACTTCTTGAGGAAGCAAAAAAGAAAGATGAAGATATACCTGTAATTATAATTACAGCTTATGGGACAATTGATGCCGCCACAGAAGCAATTAAATTGGGAGCTTTTGATTTTATAACTAAACCTTTTAAAAAAGAACAGATACTTTTTACTATTGAAAAGGCTATAAAATGGTTAAAGGTGCAGAAGGAAAATAGAATATTAAAAGAGAAACTAAAATCTCAAAGCTGA
- a CDS encoding HyaD/HybD family hydrogenase maturation endopeptidase, with product MDKIIVLGIGNVLLADEGIGVLAVKVLEECFEFPSSVELVDGGVGSFQLLPYIEKAKKLLVIDAISQGSPPGTLHKFTKETLPKQVLEKLSIHEVSFLDILTLAEMRGFFPEELVVLGLEPANLEMNYGFSDPVKHNFIRLIESVLLQLKDWGIEPVPKKDLHRWEELFSASIP from the coding sequence ATGGATAAGATTATAGTTTTAGGGATAGGGAATGTTTTACTTGCAGACGAAGGAATTGGGGTTTTAGCGGTTAAAGTGTTAGAAGAATGCTTTGAGTTCCCTTCAAGCGTAGAATTAGTCGACGGCGGGGTAGGAAGTTTTCAGCTTCTTCCTTATATAGAAAAGGCGAAAAAACTTTTGGTAATAGATGCTATATCTCAAGGAAGTCCTCCTGGAACCCTTCACAAGTTTACCAAAGAAACCCTACCCAAACAAGTATTAGAAAAACTTTCTATTCATGAAGTCAGTTTTTTAGATATCCTTACTTTAGCTGAGATGCGTGGTTTTTTCCCTGAGGAATTGGTGGTTTTGGGTTTAGAGCCTGCAAATCTTGAGATGAATTATGGCTTTTCTGACCCTGTAAAGCACAACTTTATTCGTTTGATTGAATCGGTTCTTTTACAACTTAAAGATTGGGGTATAGAGCCTGTCCCAAAGAAAGACCTCCATCGTTGGGAGGAACTTTTCTCTGCAAGTATACCTTAA
- a CDS encoding PEP/pyruvate-binding domain-containing protein yields MRITDLFGLFKSKKKIEEKEKLRQVLKEKYSLFQKVLNENNRALSIMADLEEKLSGEYLFDMHYVKTNVKDVLDAVNEIIKNLNALSDGKYLQLEKIYTEIKEKIEKILISKIEILETDFTIPLELLNKDSVLIAGGKVAHLAELKNILGIPTPEGFAITSYAFLKFIEKVQLKEQISRILQSININKIESLNEGSQKIQELIINSEVPEEIANSVKLAYENLCKKLNKKCMVSVRSSAIYEDSDFSFAGQYSSFLNIPEEEILYYYKKVIASLFNTRAIFYYKTKGFSETEMVMAVGVISMVNARAGGVIYSCNPNNPESDNIIINAVRGLGKLVVDGTVTAETYIVNRKGEIIEKLPGKQNKMLICREKGGIEEIPLPDNISSNSLSNEEILELSKLAIKIEEYYGFPQDIEWAIDEEGNIFILQARQLRILEKKSETKVYLPTRIKGYNILLDKGITACKGVGYGKAFVLESDEELDNFPEGHVLVAKHTNPKYVVVMNKASAIITDIGSPTGHMASLSREYNVPTILNTEVATKTIKHGQEITVDAINCVIYEGKVNELIEAYSKQKKEPFRDTLIFKTLEKVLKLVVPLNLVDPISEDFKLENCKTLHDITRFCHEMVMHEMFTMWNKYEESEIYAIPLLAGIPIGILVLDIGGGLKKGIKKATPEDIYSIPFKAILKGMQSMQWPGPPPVDIKGFLGMVAHTVSIPEDELKETGKKSFCIVTKNYMNFSIRLGYHFSLIEAYAGENINDNYIKFFFKGGGAALDRRLRRVRLITEILKKLGFRVVLKEDVIDAILLKYDISTIENTLEILGKLTAYTKQLDMVLFNDAVAQMYTDDFIKKYMKEKINQL; encoded by the coding sequence ATGAGAATAACGGATTTGTTTGGGCTTTTTAAGTCTAAGAAAAAAATTGAAGAGAAAGAAAAACTAAGACAGGTTTTAAAAGAAAAATACTCACTTTTTCAAAAAGTTCTTAATGAAAATAACCGGGCCTTAAGCATAATGGCAGACCTGGAAGAAAAACTTTCCGGAGAGTATCTTTTTGACATGCATTATGTCAAAACTAATGTGAAGGATGTTTTAGATGCAGTAAATGAAATTATTAAAAATCTAAATGCTCTTTCTGATGGAAAGTATTTACAGTTAGAAAAAATCTATACCGAAATTAAAGAAAAAATAGAAAAAATTTTAATTTCAAAAATTGAAATTCTAGAAACTGATTTTACTATACCTCTTGAATTGCTTAATAAAGACTCCGTATTAATTGCAGGAGGAAAGGTTGCTCATCTTGCAGAGCTTAAAAATATTCTTGGAATACCTACTCCTGAGGGATTTGCTATTACATCTTACGCATTTTTAAAATTTATTGAAAAGGTTCAGCTTAAAGAGCAAATTTCTCGAATCCTACAAAGTATTAATATCAACAAAATTGAAAGCTTAAATGAGGGAAGCCAAAAAATTCAAGAATTAATCATAAATTCAGAAGTTCCTGAAGAAATTGCAAATTCAGTAAAATTAGCTTATGAAAATCTATGTAAAAAGCTCAATAAAAAATGTATGGTCTCTGTTAGAAGTAGTGCAATTTATGAGGACTCTGATTTTAGTTTTGCAGGGCAGTACTCCTCTTTCTTAAACATTCCAGAAGAAGAGATTCTTTACTATTATAAAAAGGTTATTGCAAGTCTTTTCAATACAAGAGCGATTTTTTACTATAAAACAAAGGGATTTTCTGAAACAGAAATGGTCATGGCAGTAGGAGTTATTTCTATGGTAAATGCTCGAGCTGGTGGGGTTATATATTCATGTAATCCAAACAATCCCGAAAGCGATAACATAATAATAAATGCAGTTAGAGGACTCGGCAAATTAGTTGTTGATGGAACTGTAACTGCTGAAACCTATATAGTGAATAGGAAGGGAGAAATCATTGAAAAACTACCTGGGAAACAAAATAAAATGCTTATTTGCAGGGAAAAAGGAGGTATAGAGGAAATTCCTTTGCCTGATAATATTTCTTCAAACTCCTTAAGCAATGAAGAAATCCTTGAATTATCAAAATTAGCCATAAAAATTGAAGAATATTACGGGTTTCCGCAAGATATTGAATGGGCAATTGATGAAGAAGGAAATATTTTTATTCTTCAGGCAAGGCAACTAAGAATTCTTGAGAAAAAGTCTGAAACAAAAGTATATCTACCGACAAGGATAAAGGGATACAATATTCTTCTTGACAAAGGTATTACTGCTTGCAAAGGTGTTGGATATGGAAAAGCCTTTGTTTTGGAATCAGATGAAGAACTTGATAATTTTCCCGAAGGACATGTGCTTGTTGCAAAACATACAAATCCAAAATATGTAGTAGTTATGAATAAGGCATCTGCCATAATTACTGATATTGGAAGTCCAACAGGTCATATGGCATCTCTTTCAAGAGAATACAATGTTCCAACAATACTAAATACAGAAGTTGCAACTAAAACCATAAAACATGGGCAGGAAATTACTGTAGATGCTATAAATTGTGTAATCTATGAAGGCAAAGTAAATGAACTTATTGAAGCTTATAGTAAACAAAAAAAAGAACCTTTTAGAGATACCTTAATATTTAAAACTCTTGAAAAGGTTTTAAAACTTGTTGTTCCGCTGAATCTTGTAGATCCTATAAGTGAAGATTTCAAGCTTGAAAATTGTAAAACTCTTCATGATATAACAAGATTCTGTCATGAGATGGTCATGCATGAGATGTTTACCATGTGGAATAAATATGAAGAAAGTGAAATTTATGCTATTCCTCTTTTGGCAGGAATACCAATTGGAATTTTGGTTCTTGATATAGGAGGAGGATTGAAAAAGGGGATAAAAAAGGCTACCCCAGAGGATATATATTCCATTCCTTTTAAAGCCATACTTAAAGGGATGCAATCAATGCAATGGCCAGGGCCTCCTCCTGTTGATATAAAAGGATTTCTTGGAATGGTTGCTCATACTGTATCTATTCCAGAAGATGAGCTTAAAGAAACAGGGAAAAAAAGTTTCTGTATTGTTACTAAAAACTATATGAATTTTAGTATTCGATTGGGATATCATTTTTCATTGATTGAAGCCTATGCTGGTGAAAACATAAATGATAACTACATTAAATTTTTCTTTAAAGGCGGGGGCGCAGCTCTTGACAGAAGATTAAGAAGAGTAAGATTAATAACTGAAATCCTTAAAAAATTAGGATTCAGAGTTGTTCTGAAAGAAGATGTTATAGATGCTATTTTACTTAAATATGATATATCTACAATTGAAAATACTCTTGAAATACTTGGAAAATTAACAGCTTATACAAAACAGCTTGATATGGTACTTTTTAACGATGCAGTAGCACAAATGTATACAGATGATTTTATAAAAAAATATATGAAAGAAAAAATAAATCAGCTTTGA
- a CDS encoding sensor histidine kinase produces the protein MIYKNFIDKLIPLIEKYHPFNLKYFKLIFTVVMIFLLGMGLLLGWFSTIKIREIVIEDFNQQQLMLARYAASQIENSIELLKRELTLLSLSPAIQYSEKPALINRMNITFLSAKYEGVREIKFIEDKIKNTYKVMEANKCIIKNLQNEDIEFLNWASLKQNKGKILFTEIIKCTDEDNSQKLIMKMVTPVWQVSIDESHPVATNKFSGALVFTVDVTHLVSKVAAKIMSGKTGYAWVIDNKGTFLYHEEKSFIGQNAFEARKAKKPTISFTRVNEIQKEKMLKGEEGTSWYISGWHRGVEGEIKKLIAYTPIKLKEEPEPVIWSIAVVAPISEVEGAIKTVHFQQMLLQGIIIFIILSVGFFVNFILVTWSNILEKEVAKKTVELKKSEERYRSLIENAEDIIFTLDSEGKITSMNKFGLEFFGNKESDIIGKNIVDIFIPDGEILMINVKQIFKTGESKQIIHKIILDNKDFWFNTNLRGLKDEKGNIYSILGIARDITDRKKMEEQSYYTEKLASLGTLAAGVAHEINNPLAIILGFTDILLEKLPQDSQEYDVLKTIEKQAINAKRIVENLLSFVRHKEHKEQLININDCVETVLAIMNNMIVINNIEVAKDLQQNLPFVKGDAGELQQVFFNIINNAIYVMKGGGILKISTRYDGEWVEISISDTGYGIPKEYRNRIFDPFFTTKEVGKGTGLGLWVSYNIVKKHNGIITFVTKTKEESEQTGTTFIVKLPPIKD, from the coding sequence ATGATTTACAAAAATTTTATAGATAAGTTAATACCTCTTATAGAAAAGTATCATCCATTCAACTTAAAATACTTCAAGCTTATTTTCACAGTGGTAATGATTTTTTTACTTGGTATGGGTTTGTTACTTGGATGGTTTTCAACCATAAAGATTAGAGAAATTGTTATTGAAGATTTTAATCAACAGCAACTAATGCTTGCAAGGTATGCTGCAAGTCAGATAGAAAACTCTATTGAGTTATTAAAAAGAGAGCTTACGCTTCTTAGTCTTTCACCTGCAATTCAGTATTCAGAAAAACCAGCTTTAATAAACAGAATGAATATTACCTTTTTAAGCGCAAAATACGAAGGTGTTAGAGAAATAAAATTTATTGAGGATAAAATTAAAAACACATACAAAGTTATGGAAGCTAATAAATGCATTATTAAAAATCTTCAAAATGAAGATATAGAATTTTTAAATTGGGCATCTCTTAAGCAGAATAAGGGTAAAATATTATTTACTGAAATAATAAAATGCACAGATGAGGACAATTCTCAAAAGCTTATTATGAAAATGGTAACCCCAGTATGGCAAGTATCAATAGATGAATCTCATCCTGTTGCAACAAATAAGTTTTCAGGTGCTTTAGTTTTTACAGTAGACGTTACCCATTTAGTGAGTAAAGTTGCAGCGAAAATAATGTCAGGAAAAACAGGATATGCATGGGTAATAGACAACAAGGGTACTTTTCTTTATCATGAAGAAAAGTCGTTTATAGGTCAAAATGCCTTTGAAGCAAGAAAAGCTAAAAAACCAACCATATCCTTTACAAGGGTTAATGAAATTCAAAAGGAAAAGATGCTTAAAGGTGAGGAAGGAACAAGTTGGTATATTTCAGGATGGCATAGAGGGGTTGAAGGAGAAATAAAAAAACTTATTGCCTATACTCCGATAAAGTTAAAAGAAGAACCAGAACCTGTAATATGGTCTATTGCAGTTGTTGCACCTATAAGTGAAGTGGAGGGGGCTATTAAAACAGTTCATTTTCAGCAGATGCTTCTCCAAGGAATAATTATTTTTATCATTTTATCCGTTGGATTTTTTGTAAATTTTATTCTTGTTACCTGGTCAAATATTCTTGAAAAGGAAGTTGCCAAAAAAACAGTAGAGTTGAAAAAATCAGAAGAAAGATACAGATCTTTAATAGAAAATGCTGAAGATATAATATTTACCTTAGATTCAGAAGGAAAAATAACTTCAATGAACAAATTTGGATTAGAATTTTTTGGAAATAAAGAATCTGATATAATTGGTAAAAACATAGTAGATATTTTTATTCCTGATGGAGAAATTCTCATGATAAATGTTAAGCAAATATTTAAAACTGGTGAGAGTAAACAAATTATCCATAAAATAATATTGGATAATAAAGATTTTTGGTTTAATACAAATTTAAGAGGTTTAAAGGACGAAAAAGGAAATATTTATTCTATTTTAGGTATTGCAAGAGATATAACTGATCGAAAAAAAATGGAAGAGCAGAGTTATTACACAGAAAAACTTGCTTCTTTAGGTACTCTTGCTGCAGGTGTAGCTCATGAAATAAACAACCCCCTTGCCATAATTCTTGGATTTACAGATATTTTACTTGAGAAACTTCCACAAGATTCTCAGGAGTATGATGTTTTAAAAACAATTGAAAAACAGGCAATAAATGCAAAAAGAATTGTGGAAAACTTATTAAGTTTTGTAAGGCATAAAGAGCATAAGGAACAACTTATTAATATTAACGATTGCGTTGAAACAGTTTTAGCAATAATGAATAATATGATCGTAATAAACAATATTGAAGTAGCAAAAGATTTACAACAAAACTTACCATTTGTAAAAGGAGATGCAGGTGAATTACAACAGGTTTTCTTTAATATAATTAATAATGCAATTTATGTGATGAAAGGTGGTGGAATATTAAAAATTTCTACCAGATATGATGGTGAATGGGTTGAAATTAGTATATCTGATACAGGATATGGTATTCCCAAAGAATATAGAAACAGAATTTTTGATCCATTTTTTACCACAAAAGAGGTTGGGAAAGGAACAGGTCTTGGTTTATGGGTTTCCTATAACATTGTTAAAAAACATAATGGTATAATTACTTTTGTAACTAAAACTAAAGAAGAATCTGAACAGACAGGAACTACATTTATAGTAAAATTGCCACCAATAAAAGATTAA
- a CDS encoding IS110 family transposase, whose amino-acid sequence MTHYIGVDISKDNFHFCILNHEAKTLSSGKLSMSLQGFSDFFNLLKTLSDPIVVMESSGRFHIPLYCFLVEKDIQTFILNPKIVHRFFEFISANNPSKYDTKDAKILALFALNNPEFLKSYPENSELRSASRLIQKLKHELAEAKTQIKYALTVLFPEAEKHFNIYSHSFLNILLKFPSAKTLKKAKPNEISEIIKSSVPKGKTPSFSPDEVINLAKNSIGVDNPYLSQTLIIYIEKLFFLEPRIKKLEEMLVEKMDEDQQEQIKLISSIKGISSKLASLFLAEIRDVKRFSNAKKLIKFAGTDPVTKQSGKYKAKMSISKQGSSFLRNVLFQMAVGVVKWNFYFRSYFIRKKKNFGSYKKAMISVVNKLIRVIYAICRKKTFFNPAFSKFPVLEVSHV is encoded by the coding sequence ATGACCCATTACATCGGTGTTGACATTTCTAAAGATAACTTCCACTTCTGCATCCTTAACCATGAAGCTAAAACCCTCTCCTCCGGCAAACTCTCTATGTCTCTTCAAGGCTTCTCTGATTTCTTTAACCTTCTCAAAACCCTCTCTGACCCTATCGTTGTTATGGAATCCTCTGGTAGGTTCCACATCCCCCTTTACTGCTTCCTCGTTGAAAAAGATATCCAAACCTTCATCCTTAACCCTAAAATCGTCCACAGATTCTTTGAATTTATCTCCGCTAACAACCCCTCTAAATACGACACAAAAGATGCCAAAATCCTTGCACTCTTCGCTCTTAATAACCCTGAATTCCTTAAATCCTATCCTGAAAACTCTGAACTCCGTAGTGCTTCTCGTCTTATCCAAAAACTTAAACATGAACTTGCTGAAGCTAAAACTCAAATCAAATACGCCCTCACTGTTCTTTTCCCAGAAGCTGAAAAGCACTTTAATATTTACTCCCACTCCTTCCTTAACATACTCCTTAAATTCCCCTCTGCTAAAACCCTTAAAAAAGCTAAACCAAATGAAATTTCCGAAATTATTAAATCCTCTGTTCCTAAAGGTAAAACCCCTTCCTTTTCTCCCGATGAAGTCATAAACCTTGCTAAAAACTCTATCGGGGTTGACAATCCTTATCTCTCTCAAACTCTTATCATCTACATCGAAAAACTCTTTTTCCTTGAGCCAAGAATAAAAAAGCTTGAAGAGATGCTTGTAGAGAAAATGGATGAAGACCAGCAAGAACAAATTAAGCTCATTTCCTCTATAAAAGGTATTTCCTCTAAACTTGCAAGTCTCTTTTTGGCTGAAATCAGAGACGTAAAAAGATTTTCTAATGCCAAAAAGCTCATAAAGTTTGCGGGCACAGACCCAGTAACAAAACAATCTGGTAAGTATAAAGCTAAGATGAGCATATCTAAGCAAGGGTCGAGCTTTCTCAGAAATGTTCTTTTCCAGATGGCGGTAGGTGTAGTAAAATGGAATTTTTACTTCAGATCCTATTTTATACGTAAGAAGAAAAACTTTGGCAGTTATAAGAAAGCTATGATATCAGTTGTAAACAAACTTATAAGAGTTATCTATGCAATTTGTAGAAAAAAAACTTTCTTTAATCCTGCTTTTTCTAAGTTCCCTGTTCTGGAGGTCTCTCATGTTTAA